Genomic segment of Limnohabitans sp. INBF002:
CGAGTTCATCGGGATTTCGATGATCACGTTGAAGGCTTCAGGAACTTTGCTACCGGGGGTGACTTGATTCAGGGACATGGTTGTCTTGTTATAAAAGTTAAAAAAGAAACACAGAGGATTAGCCCCGATTTTACTTTCACGGGGCTTGCGTCTCTGCGTTGTCTGCGAAACCTTTATTCGTGGGTACTTTTACCCGTTTCGTCCATCAAGCCTAAGAAAACACGCAAAAAGTACACCGCCATCACCAAAACAAAGGCAATCACGGCCACGCTCATCAAGCCGTAGTCGGTCGAAAAAAGGTCAATCCAAGCTTTCATGGGGTTACTCCTATCAATTGCAATGCCCCTACTTTGCCCCGTCTCAACGCTTGTCGCACTGATCTACATCAAGGCTTAGGGGATTCGTGGCTCAGGCAAAATCAAAACATGTCTGAACGCGTGATTCCCTTGGTCGATCAACGGCTCCTTGCCTTACCGG
This window contains:
- a CDS encoding DUF3149 domain-containing protein, with product MKAWIDLFSTDYGLMSVAVIAFVLVMAVYFLRVFLGLMDETGKSTHE